The following coding sequences are from one Streptomyces sp. NBC_01294 window:
- a CDS encoding response regulator transcription factor codes for MEQTHTTHNGAAATPGAQRRVLVVEDDHTIAEAIAARLRAEGFQVQTATDGPAAVAAAESWLPELLVLDVMLPGFDGLEVCRRVQAQRPVPVLMLTARDDETDLLVGLGVGADDYMTKPFSMRELAARVHVLLRRVERATIAAHTPRGATLRLGDLEIDHAQRRVRVQAEDVHLTPTEFDLLVCLAGTPRAVLSREQLLAEVWDWADASGTRTVDSHIKALRRKIGAERIRTVHGVGYALETPAQA; via the coding sequence ATGGAACAGACACACACCACCCACAACGGCGCCGCAGCGACACCCGGCGCCCAGCGGCGTGTGCTCGTCGTCGAGGACGACCACACCATCGCCGAGGCCATCGCGGCCCGCCTGCGCGCCGAGGGGTTCCAGGTGCAGACGGCCACGGACGGCCCCGCCGCCGTCGCCGCGGCCGAGAGCTGGCTGCCCGAGCTGCTGGTCCTGGACGTGATGTTGCCCGGCTTCGACGGGCTGGAGGTCTGCCGCCGGGTCCAGGCGCAGCGGCCGGTCCCCGTGCTGATGCTCACCGCCAGGGACGACGAGACCGACCTACTGGTCGGTCTGGGCGTCGGGGCGGACGACTACATGACGAAGCCGTTCTCGATGCGCGAGCTGGCCGCACGGGTGCACGTCCTGCTGCGGCGCGTGGAGCGGGCGACGATCGCCGCGCACACCCCGCGCGGGGCCACCCTGCGCCTGGGCGACCTGGAGATCGACCACGCGCAGCGCCGGGTCCGGGTGCAGGCCGAGGACGTGCACCTGACGCCCACCGAGTTCGATCTGCTGGTGTGCCTGGCCGGGACGCCGCGGGCGGTGCTCTCCCGGGAGCAGCTGCTCGCCGAGGTGTGGGACTGGGCCGACGCGTCCGGGACCCGTACGGTCGACAGCCACATCAAGGCCCTGCGGCGGAAGATCGGCGCGGAGCGGATCCGTACCGTCCACGGCGTCGGGTACGCCCTGGAGACCCCGGCCCAGGCATGA
- a CDS encoding glycoside hydrolase family 3 protein, with protein sequence MNATPAYKDASLPVDRRVEDLLARMTLEEKAGQLFHSMLMMNADGTPVTETDGSMLPFTTPELIEDRFLSHFNLLGSHGAREMARWQNAVQEMAAGTRLGIPVTLSTDPRHTFTDNIGASFNAGAFSAWPEALGLAAIGDPELVHRFADTVRREYLAVGFRVALHPQIDLATEPRWARQSGTFGSDARLTGELVEAYVRGLQGPALGPGSVSAMVKHFPGGGPQKDGEDPHFAHGKEQVYPGGMREHHLEPFKAAIAAGCAQMMPYYGQPMGTDWEEVGFGFNRGVVTGLLREELGFEGIVCTDWGLLNDATIFGQTHPARAWGLEHRSVAERAVRALEAGCDQFGGEQCPEVVVELVRSGRIAESRIDESVRRLLREKFTLGLFENPYVDPDAAAETVGRADFTALGAATQRRSLTVLTNPEGFLPLSAKPKLYVRNVDETVAAAYGEVVTDPADADLAVLRLRTPYEPRENIFESYFHSGSLAFPEPELADVLALLDRVPTLVCINLERAAVIPEIAARAAALIADYGASDAALLDVAFGRASPGGRLPFELPRSMEAVAASRPDVPNDTHDPVFPHGHGLTLQGV encoded by the coding sequence ATGAACGCAACGCCCGCTTACAAGGACGCCTCGCTCCCCGTGGACCGGCGCGTGGAGGACCTGCTCGCCCGGATGACGCTGGAGGAGAAGGCCGGCCAGCTCTTCCACTCGATGCTGATGATGAACGCGGACGGCACCCCGGTCACCGAGACCGACGGCTCGATGCTCCCCTTCACCACGCCCGAGCTGATCGAGGACCGCTTCCTCTCCCACTTCAACCTGCTCGGCAGCCACGGCGCCCGCGAGATGGCCCGCTGGCAGAACGCCGTCCAGGAGATGGCCGCGGGCACCCGCCTCGGCATACCGGTCACCCTCTCGACCGACCCGCGCCACACCTTCACCGACAACATCGGCGCCTCCTTCAACGCCGGCGCCTTCTCCGCCTGGCCGGAGGCCCTGGGCCTGGCCGCCATCGGCGACCCCGAGCTCGTCCACCGGTTCGCCGACACCGTCCGCCGCGAGTACCTCGCCGTCGGCTTCCGCGTCGCCCTGCACCCGCAGATCGACCTGGCCACCGAGCCCCGCTGGGCCCGCCAGTCCGGCACCTTCGGCTCCGACGCCCGGCTGACGGGCGAGCTCGTGGAGGCGTACGTACGCGGCCTGCAGGGCCCGGCGCTCGGCCCCGGGTCGGTCTCCGCGATGGTCAAGCACTTCCCCGGCGGCGGCCCCCAGAAGGACGGCGAGGACCCGCACTTCGCGCACGGCAAGGAGCAGGTCTATCCGGGCGGCATGCGCGAGCACCACCTGGAGCCGTTCAAGGCGGCGATCGCCGCCGGGTGCGCGCAGATGATGCCGTACTACGGCCAGCCGATGGGCACGGACTGGGAGGAGGTCGGCTTCGGCTTCAACCGGGGCGTGGTCACCGGCCTGCTCCGCGAGGAGCTCGGCTTCGAGGGCATCGTCTGCACCGACTGGGGGCTGCTCAACGACGCGACGATCTTCGGGCAGACGCACCCGGCGCGCGCCTGGGGCCTGGAGCACCGGTCCGTGGCCGAGCGGGCGGTCCGCGCCCTGGAGGCCGGCTGCGACCAGTTCGGCGGCGAGCAGTGCCCCGAAGTCGTCGTGGAGCTGGTCCGCTCGGGCCGGATCGCCGAGTCCCGGATCGACGAGTCCGTGCGCCGCCTGCTGCGCGAGAAGTTCACGCTCGGCCTGTTCGAGAACCCGTACGTGGATCCGGACGCGGCGGCCGAGACGGTGGGCCGGGCCGACTTCACGGCCCTGGGCGCCGCGACCCAGCGCCGCTCGCTCACGGTTCTGACAAATCCGGAAGGATTCCTTCCGCTCTCCGCGAAACCGAAGCTGTACGTGCGGAACGTGGACGAGACCGTCGCCGCGGCCTACGGCGAGGTCGTCACCGACCCGGCCGACGCGGACCTGGCCGTACTGCGCCTGCGGACCCCGTACGAGCCGCGCGAGAACATCTTCGAGTCCTACTTCCACTCGGGTTCGCTGGCCTTCCCCGAGCCCGAGCTGGCCGACGTCCTGGCCCTCCTGGACCGGGTCCCCACCCTGGTCTGCATCAACCTGGAACGGGCCGCCGTCATCCCGGAGATCGCCGCGCGCGCGGCGGCCCTGATCGCCGACTACGGCGCCTCGGACGCCGCCCTGCTGGACGTGGCGTTCGGCCGCGCGAGCCCCGGGGGCCGCCTCCCGTTCGAGCTCCCGCGCTCGATGGAAGCCGTCGCGGCCTCCCGCCCCGACGTGCCGAACGACACCCACGACCCGGTCTTCCCGCACGGCCACGGACTGACCCTCCAGGGGGTCTGA
- a CDS encoding TetR/AcrR family transcriptional regulator, protein MAQEKGRTASKGPARGTYAVGDARRQKILDTAVEHFAQWGFHASSLARIAAGCGITQGGLLHHFRSKEDLLLSVLAQSEQHDVERLFSEPAESVAAHFTTVVALAADNERRPGIVRMFHTLVGEAANPGHPAHAYFTQRYARVLDYTVGLLEAGVARGELRPDTDCEAVGREVLAVMDGLQIQWVLAPGSVDMPARLRGFLDRLLREISAGSPSASGV, encoded by the coding sequence ATGGCACAGGAGAAGGGGCGCACCGCGTCGAAGGGTCCGGCTCGGGGGACCTATGCGGTGGGCGACGCCCGCCGGCAGAAGATCCTCGACACCGCCGTCGAGCACTTCGCGCAGTGGGGCTTCCACGCGTCCTCGCTGGCCCGGATCGCGGCCGGCTGCGGGATCACCCAGGGCGGGCTGCTGCACCACTTCCGCAGCAAGGAGGATTTGCTGCTGTCGGTGCTCGCCCAGAGCGAGCAGCACGACGTCGAGCGGCTGTTCAGCGAGCCCGCCGAGTCGGTCGCCGCCCACTTCACCACGGTCGTCGCCCTCGCCGCGGACAACGAGCGGCGGCCCGGCATCGTCCGGATGTTCCACACCCTGGTCGGCGAGGCCGCCAACCCGGGGCATCCCGCACACGCCTACTTCACGCAGCGCTACGCCCGGGTGCTCGACTACACCGTCGGCCTGCTGGAGGCGGGCGTCGCCCGCGGCGAACTGCGCCCGGACACCGACTGCGAGGCCGTGGGCCGGGAGGTCCTCGCCGTCATGGACGGCCTCCAGATCCAGTGGGTGCTGGCGCCCGGGAGCGTGGACATGCCGGCGCGGCTGCGCGGGTTCCTTGACCGGCTGCTGCGGGAGATCTCGGCGGGGAGTCCCAGCGCCTCCGGCGTTTGA
- a CDS encoding HAMP domain-containing sensor histidine kinase, with the protein MNGRPTQRQRPAGGLRPFSPFSIKTKLGTLVVVSVFITTGLLLVALRTDTELRFITVFSVIASMLITQFVAHSLTAPLDDMTTVARAISHGDYTRRVRGAGRRDELGDLASTINLMADDLEAVDRHRKELVANVSHELRTPIAALRAVLENVVDGVSAADPETMRTMLKQTERLGRLVETLLDLSRVDNGVVPLRARRFEVWPYLSGVLKESGLAAAGRPGLLSGSGGHTRNDVHLHLDVFPPELWAYADAERLHQVVANLIDNAVKHSPPHGRVTVRARAGDAPGALALEVRDEGPGIPEAERHRVFERFNRGSARGGDGGTGLGLAIARWAVELHGGRIGVAESSRGCRILVTLPGSSQAPG; encoded by the coding sequence ATGAACGGCCGGCCGACGCAGCGGCAGCGCCCCGCCGGAGGGCTGCGGCCCTTCTCGCCCTTCTCGATCAAGACCAAGCTGGGCACGCTCGTCGTGGTCTCGGTCTTCATCACGACCGGCCTGCTGCTGGTGGCCCTGCGCACCGACACCGAGCTGCGCTTCATCACGGTCTTCTCGGTGATCGCCTCGATGCTGATCACCCAGTTCGTCGCTCACAGCCTGACGGCGCCGCTGGACGACATGACGACCGTGGCCCGGGCGATCTCCCACGGCGACTACACCCGGCGGGTGCGGGGGGCGGGACGCCGCGACGAGCTGGGCGACCTGGCCTCCACCATCAATCTGATGGCGGACGACCTGGAGGCGGTGGACCGGCACCGCAAGGAACTGGTCGCCAACGTCTCGCACGAGCTGCGCACGCCGATCGCGGCGCTGCGGGCGGTGCTGGAGAACGTGGTGGACGGGGTCTCGGCCGCCGATCCGGAGACCATGCGCACGATGCTGAAGCAGACCGAGCGCCTCGGCCGGCTCGTGGAGACCCTGCTGGACCTGTCCCGCGTGGACAACGGGGTGGTCCCGCTGCGCGCCCGCCGCTTCGAGGTGTGGCCGTACCTGTCGGGGGTGCTGAAGGAGTCGGGGCTGGCGGCCGCCGGCCGGCCGGGGCTGCTCTCCGGTTCGGGCGGGCACACCCGCAACGACGTGCACCTGCACCTGGACGTATTCCCGCCCGAGCTGTGGGCGTACGCGGACGCCGAGCGGCTGCACCAGGTGGTGGCGAACCTGATCGACAACGCGGTCAAGCACAGCCCCCCGCACGGCCGGGTCACGGTCCGCGCCCGGGCCGGCGACGCGCCCGGGGCTCTGGCCCTGGAGGTACGGGACGAGGGCCCGGGCATCCCGGAGGCGGAGCGCCACCGGGTCTTCGAGCGGTTCAACCGGGGCAGCGCGCGCGGCGGCGACGGCGGCACGGGACTGGGCCTGGCGATCGCCCGGTGGGCCGTGGAACTGCACGGCGGGCGGATCGGAGTGGCCGAATCGTCACGCGGCTGCCGCATCCTCGTCACGCTTCCGGGCAGCTCGCAGGCGCCGGGTTGA
- a CDS encoding glycosyltransferase family 39 protein, producing the protein MESAHPFRQHPEAVISRIAPWRLLPPLLAVLLGLWGLERGGSMWRDESVTWQVAHRPLGGIGELLGRVDAVHGLHYLLMHGVFQAWDGGLWALRLPSVAATALAAVGVAAIAHRLAGERAALIAGCVYAVLPPVQMYAQEGRSYALVAAAVVWATYLMLRERWAAYAVVLLIGCWLHEFAVLALFAHAFTAWRSRGWRWSAAAVLVLLLPLAVVSARQAQQQLGWLGRPSWQDWAAYGVVGAAALLLARGAAKDLVRVALPLVLLPPGLLMVISLVHPWYVDRYVLYALAGLALLAGARLASARGWWPWVLAGALLVPFGIWSVWLRTPESRKDDALAVAAVVRERARPGDAVVFMPSRRREWLLSSPEVYGELRDVALDRSPAASRSLQGAELSADRIRAALLASPRVIALLDPAGQPLDPYPGEAAKREELAAGFDLCSMTEARGARIAVYARPGGCGA; encoded by the coding sequence ATGGAGTCCGCACACCCGTTCCGACAGCACCCGGAGGCCGTCATCAGCCGGATCGCCCCCTGGCGCCTGCTCCCGCCGCTGCTCGCGGTGCTCCTCGGCCTCTGGGGCCTGGAGCGGGGCGGCAGCATGTGGCGCGACGAGTCCGTCACCTGGCAGGTGGCCCACCGGCCGCTCGGCGGGATCGGGGAACTGCTCGGCCGGGTCGACGCGGTGCACGGCCTCCACTACCTGCTCATGCACGGGGTGTTCCAGGCCTGGGACGGCGGCCTGTGGGCCCTGCGGCTGCCCTCCGTCGCCGCCACCGCCCTCGCGGCCGTCGGGGTGGCCGCGATCGCCCACCGGCTCGCGGGGGAGCGGGCCGCGCTGATCGCCGGCTGCGTGTACGCCGTCCTGCCGCCCGTGCAGATGTACGCCCAGGAGGGGCGCTCGTACGCCCTGGTCGCGGCCGCGGTGGTGTGGGCGACGTACCTGATGCTGCGGGAGCGGTGGGCGGCGTACGCGGTGGTGCTGCTGATCGGCTGCTGGCTGCACGAGTTCGCGGTGCTGGCCCTGTTCGCCCACGCCTTCACGGCCTGGCGCTCGCGCGGCTGGCGGTGGAGCGCCGCGGCCGTGCTCGTCCTGCTGCTGCCGCTGGCCGTGGTGAGCGCGCGGCAGGCGCAGCAGCAGCTCGGCTGGCTCGGGCGGCCGAGCTGGCAGGACTGGGCGGCGTACGGGGTGGTGGGCGCCGCCGCCCTGCTGCTCGCGCGGGGCGCCGCGAAGGACCTCGTACGGGTGGCGCTTCCCCTGGTCCTGCTGCCGCCCGGGCTGCTGATGGTGATCTCCCTCGTGCACCCCTGGTACGTCGACCGGTACGTGCTCTACGCGCTGGCCGGGCTGGCCCTGCTGGCGGGGGCCCGGCTCGCGTCCGCCCGCGGGTGGTGGCCGTGGGTGCTGGCGGGCGCGCTCCTCGTGCCGTTCGGCATCTGGTCGGTGTGGCTGCGCACGCCCGAGAGCCGCAAGGACGACGCCCTCGCGGTGGCCGCGGTGGTGCGGGAGCGGGCCCGGCCGGGGGACGCGGTGGTGTTCATGCCGTCGCGCAGGCGCGAGTGGCTGCTGTCCTCGCCCGAGGTCTACGGGGAGCTGCGCGACGTGGCGCTGGACCGCAGCCCGGCGGCTTCGCGCAGCCTCCAGGGCGCCGAGCTGTCCGCGGACCGGATCCGCGCGGCGCTGCTCGCCTCGCCCCGGGTGATCGCCCTGCTGGACCCGGCGGGCCAGCCGCTGGACCCGTACCCGGGGGAGGCGGCCAAGCGGGAGGAACTGGCCGCCGGCTTCGACCTGTGCTCGATGACGGAGGCCCGCGGGGCCCGGATCGCGGTGTACGCCCGCCCGGGCGGCTGCGGCGCCTGA